Proteins encoded within one genomic window of Naumovozyma dairenensis CBS 421 chromosome 6, complete genome:
- the PEP12 gene encoding SNAP receptor PEP12 (similar to Saccharomyces cerevisiae PEP12 (YOR036W); ancestral locus Anc_5.630), which produces MSSSTPYLEPSFSDDESDNIIFLENNSDYNDGDTIRMKKFSDSPIFESLKDSIAAQLFEINGQISTLQQFSQSLQKSLDDNKVRTKIVENVIKKANLNIHKIGELVKACNEDVTKIDSLEVTTLNKLQLISREKLLRDFKSSLQEFQSIQSNYTKLIKQINEKTKLQLYGNLHSDANETALLQEQEEHTQPQIHEQQLLPKQKNRIVIEREPINNEEFTYQQNLIEQRNREITNIEQDITELNEIFKDLSNVVQQQGLMVDNIESNIYSFSDNTQMASQQLNKARKYQRHGTKWCLYLLIALSIMLVFLLLIVFI; this is translated from the coding sequence ATGTCTAGCTCGACTCCATATCTTGAACCTTCATTTtcagatgatgaaagtgATAATATCATCTTCCTAGAGAATAATTCTGATTATAATGACGGAGACACAATACGTATGAAGAAATTTAGTGATTCCCCCatttttgaatcattaaaaGATTCCATCGCAGCACAactttttgaaattaacGGTCAGATTAGCACCCTACAGCAATTTAGTCAATCCTTACAAAAATCAttagatgataataaagttAGAACTAAAATTGTGGAAAATGTTATCAAAAAAGCTAACCTGAATATTCATAAAATTGGAGAATTAGTTAAAGCTTGTAATGAGGACGTAACTAAAATTGATTCCCTAGAGGTAACtactttaaataaattacaacTCATAtcaagagaaaaattattgagGGATTTTAAATCCTCTTTACAAGAATTCCAATCCATTCAATCAAATTATACAAAGTTAATCAAACAAATTAACgagaaaacaaaattacaattataTGGTAATTTGCATTCAGATGCAAATGAGACTGCTTTGCttcaagaacaagaagaacatACACAACCACAGATACATGAACAACAATTGCTACCGAAACAGAAAAATCGTATAGTTATAGAAAGAGAACCcataaataatgaagaattcaCATATCAACAGAATCTAATAGAACAACGAAATAGAGAAATTACAAACATTGAACAAGATATTACcgaattgaatgaaatctTCAAAGATTTAAGTAATGTGGTACAACAACAAGGACTAATGGtagataatattgaatcaaatatatattctttctcTGATAATACTCAAATGGCTTCACAGCAATTAAATAAAGCAAGGAAATATCAAAGACATGGTACAAAATGGTGTCTTTACTTATTAATTGCATTATCCATCATGCTAGTGtttttattgttgataGTGTTTATATAA
- the NDAI0F00800 gene encoding uncharacterized protein, protein MKNWRIPFFSLKDFISRIPKIYSDHFIANPPYCLEHAKEWVLRAMKENAKKRALERIEKKRQTNGTIENASTYTAAATAATATRVGRTSSPPPLPGTHVGGGRGPGSEPGGLASRISVNTFEQPYRCTICKKRGHLTDHCYFRPGGTRTKRRKRR, encoded by the coding sequence atgaagaattggaggattccatttttttcattgaaagaTTTCATTAGTAGAATACCTAAAATATACAGCGACCATTTTATTGCAAATCCTCCATATTGTTTAGAACATGCTAAAGAATGGGTTCTACGTGCTATGAAGGAGAATGCAAAGAAAAGAGCTTTGGAGAGAATAGAGAAAAAGAGACAAACGAATGGCACTATAGAAAATGCATCTACATATACAGCTGCAGCAACTGCAGCAACTGCAACAAGAGTGGGCAGGACATCATCACCACCACCATTACCAGGAACACATGTAGGGGGAGGGAGAGGACCAGGATCAGAACCAGGAGGATTGGCATCCAGAATTAGCGTTAATACATTCGAACAACCTTATCGTTGTACCATTTGTAAGAAGAGAGGACATTTAACAGATCATTGTTACTTCCGTCCCGGTGGAACACGTACTAAACGTCGTAAAAGAAGGTGA